The uncultured Roseibium sp. DNA segment ATGGACAGGAGGATTTCCACCGGGTGAAAGCGCAGGCCCGTGGTCACGTCGATTTCCAGATCCGCATGATGCATCCGGTGCAGCCGCCATAGGGCTGGAACCGCATGGAACATGACATGCTGAAGGTAGATCGCCAGATCGAGAGCGGCGACGGACACCACGATGGCGAGCCAGCCAGGAACCTGGAAGACGTTGAACAGGCCCCAGCCGCGCTCTTCAGCCAGGAGCGCCAGTCCCACCGCCACGATCGGAAAGGTCAGCCGGACGAGGAAACTGTCGAGGAACACCACGCCGATGTTGTTGGTCCAGCGAATCAGACGGGGGATTTCCCGCCGCCGGCGGGGACAGGCTGCTTCCCACAGCGCCATGACGATCAGAACGCCGAGGAAGAAGGCGATGCGAATCAAAGGTTCGTTCGCGAGCAGGATGTCTGTCATTTGCTCTGGACCGTCTCCGGGTTCCGGCATGCAGCCGGATTAAATTCAGATTTTCTTATATATGGGAGATCCGGTCGGATACCAACCAACTCGCCTTTTGCCGCATCGGCGGGATTTCGTCGCATTTGCGCGATATCAAGGGCAGATGGAACCATTGGCGATAGACTTTCGTTAATGCCAGGGACCCTTAAGCGAGGTGATATCATGACCAGATTTATTCGGAATGCGGCGCTGGCGATCGTTCTGGGACTGAGCGGATCGGTCGTGATGGCCGCGCAGGCTTCCGCACAATCATGCGACAGTTACGCTCGCGATTACGCCAACCGGACAACCCGGACCGGGAACAATGTGGTTGGCGGTGCGGTCGGCGGCGCCGTTGTCGGCGGTGTGATTGGCTCGGTTACGGGCAGCTGGGGCCGGGGGGCCGCTATCGGCGGCGGCGTCGGTGCCGCGGCCGGTGCGGGGAAATCGTCGGTCGACTGGAACCGCGCCTACAAACGGGCCTATAATGACTGTGTGGCCAGGCAGAACGCACGGTCGGCACCGCGCGGTCGCGGCCGCGGCCTGGAGCCATGGACGCCGCAGTGGTACGACTATTGCGGTCGGAAATACCGGTCGTTCAACCCGAGAACGGGCTATTACACGACCTACAGCGGTCGGAAGCGCTTCTGTCAGTAAGTGCTGTGACTGGGTATTCCGAGGCGATCGGCCAGTCTACTGGCCGATCCCGAAGATCATGCAATTGACCGTCGCGTGCGCGATCAGCTTGCCGCTGGCATCCAACAGGCTACCTTCCGCTGTTGCCAGTCTCCGGCCCCGATGAACGAGCCGGCCCTCACAACGGACCTCTCCGGCGTCGGGCAACAACGGGCGGACCATGTTTACCGTGAGCGACGTGGTCGTGCAGAGTTCGCCGGCCTCGAGGTCGGTATGGACCGCGCATGTCAGGGCCGAATCGAGGATCGTCGAGATCCAGCCGCCGTGGACGGTGCCCTGCGGATTCATGTGCGCGGCGGACGGCGTGCCGGTGAAGACGGCGCGGCCCCGTTCCGCTTCCTGCAGCTTCATTTCCATGGTGACCATGATCGGCGGTGCGGGCAGGCGACCGGCCAGCATTTCCTCAAAGATTTCCACACCGCTCATGCGGGCGATGGTTTCGCGGGGCAGGGCGCCCAGATTCGTTGTGCTGTCGGTTGTCTGTGTGTCGCTCATGACGGATGGGTCCCTGTTTGCCTTGTCATCGGGTTCAATCGTTGGTGTTTGATGTTTCCAGGCGGTGGACAGCCTTGCGCAGAGCCGACAGATGCATTCGGATCGCATCTGCATCCGGATCGTCAAGCGTGCCGGTCAGACTGTTCTGGGCTTGCTGCCAGGCCTCATAGGCTTCCGCCAGTCGTTCCTCGCCTTGTGCGGTCAGTTCCGGAACGACCTGCTTCGGCCCCTTTTTGTATCGGCGGACGAGATCCGCCTGCTCCAGCGGAAGCAGGTTACGCTGGAGGGTGGAGCGTTCGATGCCCATCAGCCGGGCGAGCGCGCTTAACGACTCCGCCTTGCCGGAGCCGATCACGCCGAGCAGAACGGCCTGGGTGACCTCCAGGCCAAGCGGCGCCAAATAGCGATTATAATGGCGGGTTACCAGATTGGCCGTTCTCCTGGCGGCGTGGGCCAGGCAAACGCGCCCCATCCATTCGATATCCATCCGGTCTTGGGCTCCGATGATCGACTATGTTGTATATGCAACAAAAATAGTTGTAGGTACAACATATTAATTCCTCTGCTTGAGCCCGGTTGCAGATACCGACGTCTCATGGCGGCGCCTTTTAAAAAGGGCGAGGCCCCCGACGCGTCGCAATTGGCATATCTGGCGCAGGTCACGTTCGAGCCGGATATATATAATGCAGCAGTGGCGTCTGCGCTCGAAGGAGGCTGGAAAACAATCGCGGCTGGTCCGTGCGTGGAGCCTTTTTACCTGAATGCCGGACTTATTTTCGCCGCCAAGGCGGCCGTTGGGCATGAAAGTGGCCGTTATCCCGATCGATCGTTCAGGCACGGATAGGGATCGATTGCCGGCAATTGACTGCAAATAAACATAAATCCGGCGCATGAGGTGTTCCTGAGCCGCGTGAGGTGGCGCGTCTGAGGGTAAAGTTGGGAAATTTTCCAAATGATCTGCAAATCGGCGTTGACACCACTACCCGTCATCTGCATAACACGCGCCACGGGATTGCTCGCCCCTCCGGGCGGGCTCTTCGTGAAGCCATCCTGACCGCTTCGGCGCGAAGCAGGACGAGATGGAGGAGTGCCCGAGTGGCTAAAGGGGACGGACTGTAAATCCGTTGGCTATGCCTACGTTGGTTCGAATCCAACCTCCTCCACCATCGTCCGGCCGATCACCGGTGCGCGGGTGTAGCTCAATGGTAGAGCAGCAGCCTTCCAAGCTGATGACGAGGGTTCGATTCCCTTCACCCGCTCCATCATGGGTGCTGATCGGAGTGTCCGGAACGGAAGCTGCTTTCGCCCGGAAATCCTGACAGAACATACGGGAAGCAATTCGTCGTCCGCGGATACGTCCAAAGCGCCGGAAAGCGTCCCGCCTCGAGCCTTTAACGATTTAACGTATTGGACAGAGAGCGACGCCGATGGCGAAGGAAAAATTTGAGCGTAACAAGCCGCACGTCAACATTGGCACGATTGGCCACGTTGACCACGGCAAGACGACGCTGACCGCTGCAATCACGATGACGCTGGCTGAAGCCGGCGGCGCGGAAGCCAAGGCCTATGACCAGATCGACGCAGCGCCTGAAGAAAAGGCCCGCGGCATCACGATCTCCACGGCCCACGTTGAGTACGAGACGGAAAACCGTCACTACGCTCACGTTGACTGCCCTGGTCACGCCGACTACGTGAAGAACATGATCACCGGTGCGGCGCAGATGGACGGCGCGATCCTGGTGGTTTCGGCTGCCGATGGCCCGATGCCGCAGACCCGCGAGCACATCCTGCTTGCCCGTCAGGTCGGCGTTCCGGCCCTGGTGGTGTTCATGAACAAGGTTGACCAGGTCGACGACGAAGAGCTCCTGGAGCTCGTCGAAATGGAAATCCGCGAACTTCTGTCTTCGTACGAGTTCCCGGGCGACGACATTCCGATCGTCAAGGGCTCCGCTCTGGCAGCCGTTGAAAACCGCGATCCGGAAATCGGCCGTGAAGCGATCAGGCAGCTGATGGCTGAAGTTGACGCTTACATCCCGACCCCGGAACGTCCGAAGGATCTGCCGTTCCTGATGCCGATCGAAGACGTGTTCTCGATCTCCGGCCGCGGTACGGTTGTGACCGGCCGTGTCGAGCGTGGCATCATCAAGGTTGGTGAAGAAGTCGAGATCGTCGGCATCAAGGACACGCAGAAGACGACGGTTACCGGCGTTGAAATGTTCCGCAAGCTGCTGGACAGCGGTGAAGCGGGCGACAACATCGGCGCCCTGATCCGCGGTGTCGGTCGTGAGGACGTTGAGCGCGGCCAGGTTCTTTGCAAGCCGGGTTCTGTAACCCCGCACACGAAGTTCAAGGCCGAGGCCTACATCCTGACGAAGGAAGAAGGCGGCCGTCATACGCCGTTCTTCACGAACTACCGTCCGCAGTTCTACTTCCGTACGACGGATGTGACGGGTGTTGTGACGCTGCCGGAAGGCACGGAAATGGTGATGCCGGGCGACAACGTGTCTGTTGACGTCGAGCTGATCGTGCCGATCGCCATGGAAGAAGGCCTGCGCTTCGCTATCCGCGAAGGTGGCCGCACCGTCGGTGCAGGCGTCGTCGCTTCCATCATCGAGTAAGATGAATTCGAATACCGGGCAGCACATCTGCCCGGTATTCACTTGTCCGGACACCTTGCCAAGGCAGGGGATAAGGACTATCAGGAGCAGGGTTGGCCAGGATGATATCGGGCCGGCCGATCTTGAAGGGGTGTAGCTCAGTTGGTAGAGCGACGGTCTCCAAAACCGTAGGTCGGGGGTTCGAGACCCTCCGCCCCTGCCATTTTGCTCTTGATCATCGGCTCCTGAGGGCTTAAATAGGTTTCTCGGGTGAGGCGCGCGAAGTATTTTCGCGCGCCCACTCGCATTTAACAGACCGGAATCGGAATGGCGAAGACCAATCCCTTTACATTCGTTCAGCAAGTGCGCTCCGAAGTATCCAAGGTAACGTGGCCGACACGGCGCGAAACCGGGGTTACGACCGTGATGGTGTTCATCATGGTGGCGATCGCGTCGATTTTTTTCCTCGTCGCCGATCAGCTTATGGGTTGGGGCGTGAGCCTGCTTCTGGGCTTGGGCGGTTAAAGGCCCACTGGTTGAGCGGCGGAACAGTTTAGAAGAAAAAGAACGGATCTGAGGGTCATGGCCAAGCGCTGGTACATTGTGCACGCCTATTCGAATTTCGAGAAGAAGGTGGCTGAGGCTATCCGCGAAAAGGCCGAGCAGCAGGGGCTGTCCGATCTTTTCGAGGAAATCCTCGTTCCGATGGAAAAGGTCGTTGAAGTGCGCCGCGGCCGCAAGGTCGATACCGAGCGCAAGTTTTTCCCCGGCTACGTGCTGGTGAAAATGGAAATGACCAACGATGCGTATCACCTGATCAAGAATACGCCGAAGGTGACCGGTTTTCTGGGATCCGACCAGAAGCCGATGCCGATCCCGGAACGGGAAGCCATGCAGATCCTGCATCAGGTGCAGGAAGGTGTCGACCGGCCGAAGCCGTCCGTCAGCTTCGAGGTCGGCGAGCAGGTTCGCGTTTCCGACGGACCGTTTGCGTCTTTCTCCGGGCTGGTGGAAGAGGTCGACGACGAGCGCGCGCGCCTCAAGGTCGCGGTGTCCATCTTCGGCCGGGCAACGCCCGTGGAACTGGAATTCGGTCAGGTCGACAAGATCTGATCGTGTTGCGCCGCTGTGGCGGCGTGTGAGTGGCCCGGCAAATGTCCCAGCGGGAAGTGTCGGGTAAAGAAGGTCGGTGGCAGGTTCGAGCGCTCTTCGCCGGGTGCTCATGAGGGCCGGACCACCAACTCCCCAGGAGTTCGGGGAATAATCGTCGAACTCCGGTAATTGGAGAGAGAAATGGCGAAGAAAATTGAAGGTTACCTGAAGCTGCAGGTGCCGGCCGGGTCTGCGACGCCGTCGCCCCCCATCGGTCCGGCACTCGGTCAGCGCGGTCTGAACATCATGGAATTCTGCAAGGCGTTCAACGCGCAGACCCAGGATGTCGAAAAGGGCGCACCGTGCCCGACAGTCATTACCTACTTCACCGACAAGTCCTTTACGTTCGAGGTGAAGACCGCTCCGGTTAGCTTTTTCCTGAAGAAGGCTGCCAAGCTGCAGAAAGGCTCGCAGACCCCGGGCCGCGGCATCGCCGGTTCCGTCAACAAGGCTCAGGTGCGTGAAATCGCCGAAGCCAAGATGAAGGATCTGAACGCCAACGACGTCGAGGCAGCAATGCTGATGGTCGAAGGCTCCGCCCGTTCCATGGGCCTTGAGGTTAAGGAGTAAGGTCATGGCGAAGGTAGGAAAACGAGTTCGCGCTGCCCGCGAAGGGATCGACCGCAACAAGACCTATGCTCTCAGCGAAGCGCTCGGCATGGTCAAGGAGCGCGGCAAGGCCAAGTTTGACGAAACGGTCGAAGTGGCCATCAATCTGGGTGTTGATCCGCGCCACGCAGACCAGATGGTCCGCGGCGTTTGTATTCTGCCGAACGGCACCGGTAAGACCGTCAAGGTCGCCGTGTTCGCCCGTGGCGACAAGGCTGAAGAAGCCAAGGCCGCTGGCGCCGATATCGTCGGTGCCGAGGAACTGGTCCAGGAAGTCCAGTCCGGCAAGATCGAGTTCGACCGCTGCATTGCAACGCCGGACATGATGCCGCTGGTCGGTCGTCTCGGCAAGGTGCTCGGCCCGCGCGGTCTGATGCCGAACCCGAAGGTCGGAACCGTGACCCCGGACGTGACGGCTGCTGTCAATGACGCCAAGGGCGGTGCGGTCCAGTTCCGCGTGGAAAAGGCCGGTATCGTTCATGCCGGCGTCGGCAAGGTCTCGTTCTCGCAGGAAGCGCTGGAGCAGAACGTCAAGGCGCTTCTGGATGCCGTTCAGAAAGCTAAGCCGAGCGGCTCCAAGGGGTCGTATCTGAAGCGTATTGCCGTGTCCTCCACCATGGGCCCGGGCGTCAAGATCGATCTGGCGAGCATCGCCGAGTGATTTTAATGCGCCGGTCCGAGGCCGGCGCATCAACAGAATTCCAGCCGGGCGACCGGCTGGATAGATCCGGCGGATAGCCGGGTCGCCCTGTCCGAGACTGCAGGTGCCGGGAAACCGGTTTAAGCCACACGGGCCTGCATAGATGGGTGAGAACCGAATTCCCGGAAACGGGCAGAAGGTTCGAACCAGGCCTTGCCGCTTGCGTTTCGCATGTGTCGAGGGGACAGGACCCTTGAGCGTCGTTTGCAGACGGTCCCGGGTTCGGGAGCCTAAGCAGGCGGCAAAGGCAAACCGGCGGCGGAAACGCCGCCAAATGGAGAAGGCAAGTGGAAAGAGCGGAAAAGCACGAGTTCGTGACGGCCCTCAACAGCGAGCTGGGTGATACCGGCGTTGTGGTTGTCGCGCACTATGCAGGCCTTTCGGTTGCGCAGATGACGGCCCTCCGGGCATCGGTGCGTGAAGCCGGCGGTTCTGTGAAAGTCGCAAAAAACCGCCTTGTGAAACTTGCCCTTCAAGGCACGGAACTGGAGCATATCTCCGACCTGTTTTCCGGCCCGACCCTGATCGCCTATTCGGAAGATCCGGTCGCAGCCCCGAAAGCTGTCGCGAATTTTGCCAAGGCACACGAGCAACTCGTGATCCTCGGCGGTGCTCTTGGCTCCACCAACCTGAACCCGGAAGGGGTCAAGTCTCTGGCTACCATGCCGTCGCTCGACGAGCTGCGTGCAAAGCTGGTTGGCATGATCCAGACCCCGGCGACCCGTATCGCCCAGGTTGTCAACGCTCCGGCCGGGCAGCTTGCCCGCGTCTTCGGCGCGTATGCCAAGAAGGACGAGGCCGCATAAGGCGACCCAAACAAACACTGTCTGTAACCAATACTGGTTCGAACTTTAAGGTAGAAATAAAATGGCTGATCTTGAAAAGCTCGTAGACGAACTGTCCGCACTGACCGTTATGGAAGCTGCTGAACTGTCCAAGCTTCTGGAAGAAAAGTGGGGCGTTTCCGCTGCTGCTCCGGTCGCAGTTGCTGCTGCTCCTGGTGGTGGCGATGGCGCTGCCGCTGCAGAAGAAAAGACCGAGTTCGACGTCGTTCTGGCGTCCGCAGGCGACAAGAAGATCAACGTGATCAAGGAAGTCCGCGCAATCACCGGTCTTGGCCTGAAGGAAGCAAAGGAACTCGTCGAGTCCGCTCCGAAGGCTGTCAAGGAAGGCGTTTCCAAGGACGAAGCCGAAGAGCTGAAGAAGAAGCTGGAAGAAGCCGGCGCTTCTGTCGAGCTGAAGTAATCGGGCTTATTGCCCACCACGGTCCCGGAGCCATCCGGGACCGTTTTCTGGCCCCGGCGGGAATTCCCGTGTCCGGGGCAAAAGTCCCACTAGGGGGACGGTTTTCCGAAGCGCCCGGGCTCAGGCCCGATTGGAAAAGGGGCGTTTCGGCCAGCCGTTACCCGGCCGATACGAGGAGCGACAATGACCCAAACGTTCAACGGTCGCAAAAAGGTCCGGAAATTCTTCGGATCCATCCGCGATGTTGCGGAAATGCCCAACCTCATCGAGGTTCAGAAGGCATCATACGACCAGTTCCTGCAAGTTGACGAGCTGCCAGGCGGCGGCCGGATCAACGACGGTCTGGAAGCGGTTTTCCAATCCGTTTTCCCGATTTCGGATTTTGCGGGTACCTCTCTGCTGGAATTCGTGTCCTACGAATTCGAGACGCCGAAATACGACGTGGACGAGTGCCGTCAGCGCGGCATGACGTTTTCCGCTCCGCTGAAGGTCACCCTGCGTCTGATCGTGTTCGATGTCGACGAGGACACCGGCGCGAAATCCGTCAAGGACATCAAGGAACAGGATGTCTACATGGGCGACATGCCGTTCATGACGGACAACGGCACCTTCGTCGTCAACGGCACCGAGCGCGTCATCGTTTCCCAGATGCACCGGTCGCCCGGCGTGTTCTTCGACCACGACAAGGGCAAGACCCATTCGTCCGGCAAGCTTCTGTTCGCCGCTCGCGTGATCCCCTATCGCGGGTCCTGGCTCGATATTGAATTCGACGCGAAGGACATCGTCCATGCGCGCATCGACCGCCGGCGCAAGATTCCGGTCACCTCTCTGCTCATGGCCCTCGGCCTGGACGGCGAGGAGATCCTCAACACGTTCTACAACCGGATCGACTACACCCGGAATGCCGAGAACACCTGGCGCATGCCATTCGACGGCAACCGTCTGAAGGGCTCCAAGGCTTCCTATGACCTGGTTGACGCCGACAGCGGCGAAGTGGTCGTGGAAGCCGGTCGCAAGATCACTGCGCGTACCATCAAGCAGCTCTCCGAAAAGGGTGTGACCGCCCTGAAGGTGACCGACGAGGACCTGCACGGCCAGTACCTGGCCGAGGATATCGTTGATCCTTCGTCCGGCGAGATTTTCGCCGAGGCTGGCGAGGAGATCACCGGCAAGACCCTGGAAGAGCTGAAGGAACGCGGCTATGACGAGCTGCCGATCCTCGACATCGACCATGTCAACACCGGTGCCTATATCCGCAACACCCTGGCCGCCGACAAGAACGAGTCCCGCGAGGACGCGCTGTTCGACATCTACCGGGTGATGCGTCCGGGCGAGCCGCCCACGATCGACACCGCCGAAGCCATGTTCCAGTCGCTGTTCTTCGACGACGAGCGCTACGATCTGTCCGCGGTCGGCCGCGTGAAGATGAACATGCGTCTCGATCTGGAGTGCGAGGACACGGTCCGCGTGCTGCGCAAGGAAGACATCCTGTCCGTCATCAAGGTTCTCCTGGAACTGCGCGACGGCAAGGGCGAGATCGACGACATCGACAACCTCGGCAACCGCCGGGTGCGCTCGGTCGGCGAGCTGATGGAAAACCAGTATCGTGTCGGCCTGCTTCGCATGGAACGCGCCATCAAGGAACGCATGAGCTCCGTCGAGATCGACACGGTCATGCCGCAGGACCTGATCAACGCCAAGCCGGCTGCCGCAGCCGTGCGGGAGTTCTTCGGTTCCTCGCAGCTGTCCCAGTTCATGGACCAGACCAACCCGCTGTCGGAAGTCACCCACAAGCGGCGCCTGTCGGCGCTGGGTCCGGGCGGTCTGACCCGCGAGCGCGCGGGCTTCGAGGTGCGCGACGTGCACCCGACCCACTACGGCCGTATCTGTCCGATTGAAACGCCGGAAGGCCCGAACATCGGTCTGATCAACTCGCTCGCCACCTTTGCCCGGGTCAACAAGTACGGCTTCATCGAAAGCCCGTACCGCAAGGTCAAGGACGGCGTGGTGACCAACGAGGTCGTTTATCTGTCCGCCATGGAAGAGGCCAAGCACTATGTGGCCCAGTCCAACGCGGTCTATGATGACAAGGGTCAATTCACCGAAGAGTTGATCACCTGCCGTCACGCTGGCGAAAACATGATGGTGCCGTCGGAACGCGTCGATCTCATGGACGTGTCGCCGAAGCAGCTCGTGTCGGTCGCCGCCGCTCTGATTCCGTTCCTGGAAAACGATGACGCCAACCGCGCCCTCATGGGCTCGAACATGCAGCGTCAGGCCGTGCCGCTGGTCCGCGCCGAGGCACCGTTCGTTGGTACCGGCATGGAAGCCGTCGTGGCACGCGACTCCGGGGCCGCCATTGGCGCCCGCCGGACAGGTGTGGTCGATCAGGTCGATGCGACTCGTATCGTCATCCGGGCGACGGAAGATCTCGATCCGGGCAAATCCGGCGTTGACATCTACCGGCTGATGAAGTTCCAGCGTTCCAACCAGAACACCTGCATCAACCAGCGTCCGTTGGTGCGTGTCGGTGACGTGGTCGGCAAGGGTGACATCATTGCCGACGGTCCGTCCACGGATCTCGGCGATCTGGCACTCGGCCGGAACGTGCTCGTCGCGTTCATGCCATGGAACGGCTACAACTTCGAGGATTCCATCCTCCTGTCCGAGCGCATCGTCTCCGATGACGTGTTCACCTCCATCCACCTTGAGGAATTCGAGGTGATGGCCCGTGATACCAAGCTCGGCCCGGAAGAAATCACCCGCGACATTCCGAACGTTTCGGAAGAAGCGCTGAAGAACCTCGATGAAGCCGGGATCGTCTATATCGGTGCGGAACTGCATCCGGGCGATATCCTCGTCGGCAAGATCACGCCGAAGGGCGAAAGCCCGATGACGCCGGAAGAAAAGCTCCTGCGCGCCATCTTCGGCGAAAAGGCGTCCGACGTCCGCGATACCTCCCTGCGTCTGCCGCCGGGGGTTTCCGGTACGGTCGTGGAAGTGCGCGTCTTCAACCGCCACGGGGTGGAAAAGGACGAGCGGGCCATGGCGATCGAGCGCGAGGAAATCGAGCGTCTCGCCAAGGACCGGGACGACGAACAGGCGATCCTCGACCGCAACGTCTATGGCCGTCTGGCCGAGATGCTGCTCGGCAAGACCGCCATCGGCGGTCCGAAGGGCTTCAAGAAGGACACCGTTCTGGACGGCGACGCCCTGAACGAGTTCCCGCGGTCGCAGTGGTGGCAGTTTGCCGTCGACGACGAGAAGTTCATGAGCGAAATCGAGGCTCTGCGCGGTCAGTACGACGACAGCCGCAAGCGTCTCGAGCAGCGCTTCATCGACAAGGTGGAGAAGCTGCAGCGCGGTGATGAACTGCCGCCGGGCGTCATGAAGATGGTCAAGGTCTTCGTAGCCGTGAAGCGCAAGCTTCAGCCGGGCGACAAGATGGCCGGCCGTCACGGCAACAAAGGCGTGGTCTCCAAGATCAATCCCTGCGAGGACATGCCGTTCCTGGAAGATGGCACTCACGTCGATATCGTGTTGAACCCGCTGGGCGTGCCGTCGCGCATGAACGTCGGACAGATTCTCGAAACGCACCTGGGCTGGGCCTGTTCCGGCATGGGCAAGCGGATCGGCGAACTCTACGACGAGTACCGCAAATCCGGCGAGATCGATCAGCTTCGTGGCAAGGTCGTCGAGATCTACGGCGACAACCTGAAGGGCGACAACGTCAAGGACTACGATGACGAGGGCATCGAGCGCCTGGCGGAGCAGCTCAGGAAGGGGGTCTCCATCGCAACGCCGGTCTTTGACGGTGCGCGCGAGCCGGATGTGGTCGAGGCACTCAATATCGCCGGCCTGAAGCCGTCGGGTCAGTCGACCCTCTACGACGGCCGGACCGGGGAAGAGTTCGACCGCCAGGTGACTGTGGGCTACATCTACATGCTGAAGCTCCACCACCTGGTCGACGACAAGATCCACGCCCGTTCGATCGGCCCGTACTCGCTCGTCACGCAGCAGCCGCTGGGTGGTAAGGCGCAGTTCGGCGGCCAGCGCTTCGGGGAAATGGAGGTCTGGGCGCTTGAAGCCTACGGTGCAGCCTACACGCTGCAGGAAATGCTTACCGTCAAGTCGGATGACGTTGCCGGGCGTACGAAGGTCTACGAGGCCATCGTCCGCGGTGACGACACCTTCGAGGCGGGCATTCCGGAAAGCTTCAACGTGCTTGTTAAGGAAATGCGGTCTTTGGGTCTGAACGTTGAATTGCAGCGTAACGACCAGCCCATGATTACGGAAGAGCCGGCGGCCGACGCAGCCGAATAACCGGATGGGCATTAAAAAGACCGATTTTGGACTTGGAATGCAGGCAAAGGGGAGCGCGAAGGCGGAATCGCTCCCCCGCCGTGCATCGAAGGAGATAGACCATGAATCATGAGGTCATGAACCTGTTTAACCAACAGGCTCCGACACAGACCTTCGACAATATCCGGATCTCGCTTGCGAGCCCGGAGAAGATCATGTCCTGGTCATTCGGCGAAATCAAAAAGCCGGAAACGATCAATTACCGTACGTTCAAGCCGGAACGGGACGGTCTGTTCTGTGCGCGTATCTTTGGCCCGATCAAGGACTACGAATGTCTTTGCGGCAAGTACAAGCGCATGAAGTACAAGGGCGTCATT contains these protein-coding regions:
- the rpoB gene encoding DNA-directed RNA polymerase subunit beta, which codes for MTQTFNGRKKVRKFFGSIRDVAEMPNLIEVQKASYDQFLQVDELPGGGRINDGLEAVFQSVFPISDFAGTSLLEFVSYEFETPKYDVDECRQRGMTFSAPLKVTLRLIVFDVDEDTGAKSVKDIKEQDVYMGDMPFMTDNGTFVVNGTERVIVSQMHRSPGVFFDHDKGKTHSSGKLLFAARVIPYRGSWLDIEFDAKDIVHARIDRRRKIPVTSLLMALGLDGEEILNTFYNRIDYTRNAENTWRMPFDGNRLKGSKASYDLVDADSGEVVVEAGRKITARTIKQLSEKGVTALKVTDEDLHGQYLAEDIVDPSSGEIFAEAGEEITGKTLEELKERGYDELPILDIDHVNTGAYIRNTLAADKNESREDALFDIYRVMRPGEPPTIDTAEAMFQSLFFDDERYDLSAVGRVKMNMRLDLECEDTVRVLRKEDILSVIKVLLELRDGKGEIDDIDNLGNRRVRSVGELMENQYRVGLLRMERAIKERMSSVEIDTVMPQDLINAKPAAAAVREFFGSSQLSQFMDQTNPLSEVTHKRRLSALGPGGLTRERAGFEVRDVHPTHYGRICPIETPEGPNIGLINSLATFARVNKYGFIESPYRKVKDGVVTNEVVYLSAMEEAKHYVAQSNAVYDDKGQFTEELITCRHAGENMMVPSERVDLMDVSPKQLVSVAAALIPFLENDDANRALMGSNMQRQAVPLVRAEAPFVGTGMEAVVARDSGAAIGARRTGVVDQVDATRIVIRATEDLDPGKSGVDIYRLMKFQRSNQNTCINQRPLVRVGDVVGKGDIIADGPSTDLGDLALGRNVLVAFMPWNGYNFEDSILLSERIVSDDVFTSIHLEEFEVMARDTKLGPEEITRDIPNVSEEALKNLDEAGIVYIGAELHPGDILVGKITPKGESPMTPEEKLLRAIFGEKASDVRDTSLRLPPGVSGTVVEVRVFNRHGVEKDERAMAIEREEIERLAKDRDDEQAILDRNVYGRLAEMLLGKTAIGGPKGFKKDTVLDGDALNEFPRSQWWQFAVDDEKFMSEIEALRGQYDDSRKRLEQRFIDKVEKLQRGDELPPGVMKMVKVFVAVKRKLQPGDKMAGRHGNKGVVSKINPCEDMPFLEDGTHVDIVLNPLGVPSRMNVGQILETHLGWACSGMGKRIGELYDEYRKSGEIDQLRGKVVEIYGDNLKGDNVKDYDDEGIERLAEQLRKGVSIATPVFDGAREPDVVEALNIAGLKPSGQSTLYDGRTGEEFDRQVTVGYIYMLKLHHLVDDKIHARSIGPYSLVTQQPLGGKAQFGGQRFGEMEVWALEAYGAAYTLQEMLTVKSDDVAGRTKVYEAIVRGDDTFEAGIPESFNVLVKEMRSLGLNVELQRNDQPMITEEPAADAAE